Below is a genomic region from Desulfonatronum thiosulfatophilum.
CGCAGGATCCCTGTCCAGAAAATTGCACAAGGCATCAATATGCACCTTGCCCTGTTCTTCCAGTAACGCGACCAGGGCCAGTTCGTCCTTGCCGAGTTCGGTCCGGCGGTCGGTCCGGGATGGGCGGCAGTCCGGCGGCACGGCGTTTATTGGAGAAGAGACGGCTGGGGAGAGATCGGACATTCCTTCGGCTGCGAGCAGAGCTCGAAGCTCCACAAGAATATCTTCCGCTGTCCGGACCAGGGTGGCGCCCTGGCGAATCAAATGATGGCATCCATTGTAGCTTTCCAGGTTCACCGGCCCGGGCAGGGCAAAAACCTCCCGTCCCTGTTCCAAGGCGGTCGTCGCCGTGATCAGACTCCCGCTGCGCACCGCGGCCTCGATCACCAGCACGCCCAGCGACAGTCCGCTGATAATCCGATTACGATGTGGAAAATTGGCGGCATCGGGCTTGGTTCCCGGCGCGAACTCGCTCACGATCAGTCCCTGGCGGCTCAAGCGCAGCCATAAATCCCTGTTGGCGGCGGGGTACAGAAGATCCAGGCCGGTGCCGAGCACGGCAATGCTTGAACCGATTCCTTCCAGAGCCGAGTCATGCGCCTGGCGGTCGATTCCCGCTGCAAAGCCGGATACAACGCAAAGTCCGGCCCGGCTGACGTCCCTGCAGATCGTGCCGGCCGCGGTCAGTCCATACCGGGAACATTTCCGCGACCCGACCACGGCCAGAGCCGGAGACCGAAGCAGTCCCCTGTCCCCAAGGACATAGAGCAGGGCCGGCGGATCCGGAATCCGGCGCAGGACTTCCGGATAGTCCAAATCCGACCAGAGCAGTACGTCCATGTCCCGCTTCAAGGCCGCCCCGCTCTCCAATTCCGTAGAATTTTGCCATGATTTGGCCTGAAAATCCCGGAGCTGGGCCTTGTTCACCAGGCCAAGCTCCAGCCACTGACCGGCATGCTCCACGGCGACATCAGCCCTGCCGTAATGCGTCAAAATCTTCTTCCAGGTTCGCGGCCCCACTCCCAGAGTGTTGCGCAGGGCCAGACTGGCCAGATATTCGTCTTTTCGATCCGTCTGCATCTGGCGGTAATCAGGGCATGAACGCGGGCATTCGAGAAAGACGTTCCCGGGCCAGAGCCGCTGCCGGGGCGTTGGGATAGTCCTCAAGCACGATCTGGAGATGAAACCGGGCATTGGGGATGTCTTCCAGCTGCTCATAGGCGTATCCGGCTTTCAACAGAGCGTCCGGAGCCTTGGCATGTTTGGGAAACCGCCTGCTCAACTCCTTGAAGACGAATATGGACTGAGCGAACTGCTTCTGGGCGTAGAGCGTTTCCGCATGCCAGTAGAGAGCGTTAGGCAGCAGGGGATGGTTGGGGAAGCGTTCCTGAAAGGCAAAAAAGTCAGCGCGGGCCCGGGCATATCGGGCATCGAAATATTTGGCCAGGGCCTGATCGTAGAGAGCCTTGGCCTCTTCCCGCGACCCCGCGTCGGGTTTGGGAGCAGGTTCGGTCCCTGTTTTCGAAACCGGCGGCGGAATCAGGGCTGGAGGTGTTTTTGGCGCCACAAGCGCATCTTTGTCGCCGGAGGATGAAGGTTCCACGTCGGGATCACGTGCTCTTTCGCCGTCGCCCACATGCCGCGGCATGCTGTCCGGTCGCCCTTCCCCCAAAAAATCCTGGAGAAAGCGCTCCTGCTGCAGAAGCGACATCTCCATGGACTCCAGCCGCTCCCGAAATTCCGCGGCCTGACGATCCTGGCGATCGCGCATTTCCACCA
It encodes:
- the dprA gene encoding DNA-processing protein DprA, with the protein product MQTDRKDEYLASLALRNTLGVGPRTWKKILTHYGRADVAVEHAGQWLELGLVNKAQLRDFQAKSWQNSTELESGAALKRDMDVLLWSDLDYPEVLRRIPDPPALLYVLGDRGLLRSPALAVVGSRKCSRYGLTAAGTICRDVSRAGLCVVSGFAAGIDRQAHDSALEGIGSSIAVLGTGLDLLYPAANRDLWLRLSRQGLIVSEFAPGTKPDAANFPHRNRIISGLSLGVLVIEAAVRSGSLITATTALEQGREVFALPGPVNLESYNGCHHLIRQGATLVRTAEDILVELRALLAAEGMSDLSPAVSSPINAVPPDCRPSRTDRRTELGKDELALVALLEEQGKVHIDALCNFLDRDPAEISRKLLLLEMESFVTQHPGMYYSLSD
- the ybgF gene encoding tol-pal system protein YbgF: MKPMFMRIGIFLWLSGLGLSGCASSPSQQGRMGNLEYALVEMRDRQDRQAAEFRERLESMEMSLLQQERFLQDFLGEGRPDSMPRHVGDGERARDPDVEPSSSGDKDALVAPKTPPALIPPPVSKTGTEPAPKPDAGSREEAKALYDQALAKYFDARYARARADFFAFQERFPNHPLLPNALYWHAETLYAQKQFAQSIFVFKELSRRFPKHAKAPDALLKAGYAYEQLEDIPNARFHLQIVLEDYPNAPAAALARERLSRMPAFMP